The DNA segment GATACAGTAGGGTTTATCCGCAAACTGCCCCACATGCTGGTAGAGAGCTTTAAATCTACTTTGGATGAAGTGCGCGAGGCTGACCTTTTGCTGCACGTGGTGGACATATCACACCCCAATTTTGAGGAGCACATACAGGTAGTAAAAGACACTTTGCGTGAGATTAAAGCCGAACACAAACCTGTTTTGATGGTAATGAACAAAATAGATTTGTACAAAGCCGAAGACCACATAAGCTATGCTGAGAACGACGAGGAAGTAGACACCCCCGTATCGCTGTCACAGCTAAAAAACACATGGATGGCAAAAGAGAATGCTCCTGTGGTGTTTATATCAGCTTCGCAAAAAAACAACGTAGAAGAACTGCGCGACAAACTGATAACGTTTGTAAAGGCTTTGGGAAGTTTTAACACCTGAAACTAAACGACAACAGTATAAAAAATGCAGTAAAAACAGGTTTTGTAAAATTCACTGTTTGATTTTTAGCAAAAAAGTATAATTTCGCGGAAAAATAAAAGACGGCTTATGTACTGGACATTAGAATTAGCCTCATATTTGGACGACGCTCCCTGGCCCGCTACTAAGGACGAACTGATAGACTATGCCATACGCTCAGGTGCTCCGCTTGAGGTGATTGAAAACCTTCAAGAGTTGGAGGACGATGGCGAACCTTACGAAAGTATTGAAGAGGTTTGGCAGGATTATCCCACCGATGAGGATTACTTTTTTAACGAAGACGAACTGTAAAACAACGCAGTAAGAACTTTTAAAAGCCTGTAGCTATTATAGCATCAGGCTTTTTTCGTTTCCCAAATTTCTTCGCCAAAAAGGCTTTCTTGGTATTCTTCGCGTTTGCGCACGGGCACGCTGTATATCTCCAACATATCGTAACTGTTGGTTTTTAGATTGATACAATACTTAAGCGCGCTGCCGTTGCCTATACTGCGCACCACTTCGGTACTCAGCAGTTTCGAGAAATCACGTTGTATGGTCTTACGGTCGCATTTAAAGTCAAGCGTAAGCTCTTTGGTACCCAAATACCTTTTTGAGAACAAATAGCGTATAATTTGTTGCTGACGCTCGTTAAACTCTTGCGAATGCGGTGCTAACATATCAAGCCCTTCGTCGTATAAAAAGTTAAGCATATTGCGCATACGCGGCTCACGTTTTTGGTAGCCTGCATTTTGCCTGTATAACTGGCGCAACAAACCATCTACCCTTTGCAGGCTTTCTTCGGTAATTGTGTACCCAATCTCAAGCAAAGGAGTTAAGTCCATTTCGCGCAACTGACCCACTGTAAGTCCGGCAAGTGCTTCCGTATGCTCGTCCAACAAGTTCTTTTGGTTTAAAGCCGCCAAATTCACCGTAAACAAATTGCGTAGCGTTAATCCCTTCGTTTTCAAAAACACCGACTGCACCAACGCGGGGTATGATAATGGGTAATTTTTAAACGGACGGGTAATTTGCACCAGCATCCTCAACATCCAGCTTTGGGTAAAAACACCACCGTTTGCAGGATTGAGTATATGAGCGAAACAAGGACGCAAACCGCCAATATCCAGCGAAGCTGAAAATTCGCTTCCTGCATTTTTAGTCAAACCACCAACCAAAGCCAATAAGGTTTCGGGGTGTTCGGGTTTAAGCGTTTTTATGTTTTTGCTGAGCCAAGCCTCTAAATGAGTGACAGCGGGGCTATATCCCTCTTCAATAGCAAGGCAAAAATTATAAATATCTTCAGGCGATAGGGTATCTAATTTTTCATTGTCAAAACCCACGATGCAGCACGATTCGATGTCGGATGCCGCAGTTGCCATTTTCTTGATTTCGTTTTCGGGTAAAGAGAAAAAAGTAATCTTCCTCTCCAATCTGTCATATAGCTGTTGAAGACGGGCCTCCCTTTCAAAATCAGGAGTGTAAGTTAGCGGATGTTCTGATTGACCTGAAAACACTAACACAAAGCTAAAGTAAAATATTGCACATATTGTTACACAAGGGTTAGCGAAGTATGACCGCTTGTTCACACTATGTTAACACAGGAAATATGCTGTGCAATTTTTTCAGGAAAATAGCGGGTTTCAAAGTGTTTACTTAATTGTACACCATAGCAAAAAAACCGTTGATAACAGTCTGTTAAAGATAATTTTTTGTGGTTAGGGCTTCTTTTTAGCCCTAAATGTTCTACCCACCATGTACAGAGTGCCGGGAATAAGTACTGCCCAAAGCCTCCACGAGTTTCTACCGCTAAGCGATGATATACCAAAGGCTTCAGGAAAAAAGTAAAGAGCCGTAATGGTTGCTGTACATACCAGAAACACTATGGTGAGCAGTTTTGCCCAAATGGTATCGTAAAACCCTTTGCGTTCGCGCGCTTTAATGGGCTTTACAAACTCAACGGAAGCAGTAGTATTTTCAATAGTTTTAGGGGATTCATCAATGGTATTGACCGATTGGTCACCGCTGCTTGTTTCCTTGGTTTCCAACAATGCAATAAACTTATCTGCAAATGCGGCAAACTGTTCGCGGCTTTCGGCATCGTTCCCCTCATTAAAAGCAACTGTACGGGGCGGATTAATAAAATATAGTTTAATGTATTTGCGTTCGCCCCTGTTGCGGCTAAGTTCTGAGTCTAGCAGATAGCTTTCAAGGTCGCGCCAGTAAAACACTGCCTGCTTTGGTTTTAAAACAAGGGGAAGCTTTGGAGTTAATTTTTGCTCCAATCGGTCGTTATACAACCAAAACTCACCGGTATAAAGCAGGCTAAAAATAATAAGTGAAATAACACCTACAAACACAGCAACGGTAAGCCAAACAGGGGCGCCCAGTATAATAAGCGTAAACATAGCCCCCATGCCTATAAATGTCGCCCCAAAAACTACCCCCACCATCATACCGGGCTCCATGTAGTTAACCTTAATGTAGGCATTGGGGTTTTCCATAGGCTTTTACTGCTTAGGTGCGAAATACTTTTTCAGGCGTTTTTCAAATTTAGCAACTACCTCAGCTTCGTTCAAAAACCCGTACGCATTAGAAACAAATGCAGGAAAAGGTTCGGGTATATTTTTAAACTTATCGGTGTAAACAACTAAGCCATACATACCGCTGGTGTTGCTTACCTCATCAAACTGCCGTGCAAATTCAGCAAACAAATGTTGTTTTGCAGGCAATTTAATTGAGCTGTCGCGTTGCATGGCACTATTCAGCAAAATACCGTCAAACTTGCCGTTCAAGGCCAGTTTACTGTCGCTGTCATAAATAAAATAAACAGGAATAAATGTAAGCTTTTCGGTAAACGCATTACGAATTTCCATAGCTGCCTCAAGAGCCTTCAAACGTTCATCCTCGGCTTCTTCCAAATAGCCTTGGTCTTTAAGCAAGGCTATGCGGGTAAAATTCTCTTTCACTCTCACAATAAGCATCAGGCTATCGTACTTATAAGGCAAGTCGGTTGCCATATCCGCCTGTACTTCGGGTTGAAGCACGGTTTCTGCCCTTCTGGGTACAATCTTATAGTTTAGCTTCACTTGCAAACTGCCAACCCTGCCCACCACATCCAGCGGGTGTATTTTAGCAGGCAATCCCTGATTGTATTGTATTCCAAGGTCGATGCGTTTGCTAAGCGGAGCCATAAACCCAGCACTTAACAAAATGCCGGGCTGCATTGATTTTTTATTATCCAATGTTAAACGGGTAACGTTCGTACCCTCAATATCGGGAAAGCTTGTTTTGCGGTCAACCAAAAAAGAAAATGCAGCACCAAGAATGATGCGCACACTGTTTTCATCTTCAAGCGGTTGGTAAGAGAACCTCGACCCCAGTTCCATATAGTGTTCGGTAATAACACGACGCTCTACCGCACCTGAGTCGTTATAAAAATACTGATTGAACCCAAAACTGTTATACGCCAATCCCGGCATTACCCGCCAGCGGTTAGACAGTTTATACTCAGCCTCGCCCCACAAGCCCCAGCCTACACGGCTTTTAAACGTATCAGTATGGGCGGTAACAAAGGGCATATTAATATTAAACCCCAAGCGATAGGCTAGCGCATCCTTTTTATTGATACCGTTATTTTGTGCGGTAACAGCCGTTGAAATCAGCAAACCAATTGCGGTAAAAACCACAACATATATTCCTCTTCTCATGGTAATGTTATCAAGTACTTTCATACATAGTTGTTGGTTATGTATGCATCCATATTAAACGAAAACTGTGTATGAAACGTTTTTCTAACGGCAAAGGTTGAATGCTTTTTTGAAGCATACAAGTTACTTTTTAACAGAAAGATAAAGTATGTACTGATAAATATCATTTTACATCCACCCAAAGTATTAGTAATTTTACACTTAAATTTAACAACCATGAGTATTAAAAAGATATTAGTGCCTACTGATTTTTCAGGTGTGGCAAAAAGTGCGCTTACGGTAGCCGCGTCAATTGCAGCAAAGGCTAATGCAGAATTGCACTTGCTTAATGTGATACACGTTCCGGTAATAGACCCCTATACTCCTGCCGAGACCATTAATACTATAAAAGAGGAAGAAGAAAAAAGCGCCCAGCAAGAGTTGGCAAAACTTGCGCTTGAGCTGCAAAGCAAAGCACCTGTAATAACCGTGAAACTGGGATTTGCAGTGGATGAGATTATAAACTACTCTGAATCTAACAATATCGACCTGATTGTAATGGGAACCACAGGTGCCACCGGCGCCGAGGAGTTGCTGTTGGGCTCTAATGCTTCAGGCGTGGTAGGACAGGCCAAAATGCCCGTATTGTGCATACCTGATGAGATGAAAGAGTTTAAGACCAACGACATTGTATATGCCAGCGATTTGGAAAAGAACGACATTAGCGTTATTACCAAACTGCTTGATTTGGCTAAACTGTACGATAGTAACTTCCATATTTTACATATTACCGACCCTGAATTGCCTACCGAAGAGAAGAACCCCGAAGAGGTGTTTAGGGGGATTGTTGAAGCTACGGGTTATAAATCAATGGGCTTTCACAATATCGACAATACCAGTGTTGGCGATGGTATTACTGGTTTTATAACAACGGGCCCTTGTGATATTTTGGCAATGGCAGTGCACCACCGCAGCTTTTTTAGTCAGCTGTTTCATCGTAGTTTAACTAAAAAAATGGTAAACCACTCGCACGTGCCTGTGCTTACTTATTTTAAATAATATACCTCACACGGATTGAAATCCGTGATTTTTGTAATTACAATGGTCGCTAGGACTTAAGTCCTAGCGACCATTGTAATTTTTATGACGGGCATAAAGCCCGCCGCTATTATTTATGTGCGTCTTGAAGGGTTTTAAACCCTTCGAGACGATACCCTCAAAGCCCTGAATTTTATATTCGGGCTACTTAGCAAATGCGTTGTGGGTATGTATTAATAATCACCGATTTAAGATGCTATAGGTCCAAATGGGTGTAGATTTCGGTGGTAGCGAAGGTTTATCCGAAGTAATCCCAACCCATTAATGACAAACGGATGGCTTCGTCAATTCTTCCGACAGGCATAAAACCCGTCGCTATTATTTGGTGTGCGTCTCGAAGGGTTTAAAACCCTTCGAGACGTTACCCACAAAGCCCTTAATTTTATATTCAGGCTAATTAGCAAACGCGCTGTGGGTGTGGCTCAATAATCACCGCTTGTAATTATTCTTAGGGTGATATAAAGCAATCACCGATTTAAGGTATTCCCTGTCTAAATGGGTGTAGATTTCTGTAGTAGTAATGCTCTCGTGCCCCAGCATTTGCTGCACGGCACGTAAATCAGCACCACCCTCTACCAAGCTGGTAGCAAATGAATGCCTGAACGTGTGCGGACTAATCGTCTTTTTAATTCCTGCTTGGGTAGCCAACTGCTTGCTGATAATAAACACCATTACCCGTGTAAGTCGTTTACCCCTGCGGTTCAAAAAAACAATATCCTCTTCGCCTCGTTGCGGGGCAATGTGTTTGCGGTGATGCTGCACATATAGCAAAATACTATCAATAGCTTGTTGGCCAATGGGCACTAAGCGTTCTTTACTGCCCTTGCCTACCACTTTTATAAACTCATCGTCAAAAAATAAATTGCTCAGTTTCAACTCTACCAACTCACTCACCCGCAACCCGCAACTGTAAAGGGTTTCAATAATGGCTTTGTTACGGTGGCCTTCGGGCTGACTAAGGTCAATTATGCGCAGCATGGCATCAATTTCCTGCACGTTCAATACTTCGGGCAGTTTACGTCCCAGTTTGGGCATTTCAATCAATTCAGTAGGGTCGGTTTGCACCAAATCCTCCAGCAACAGGTATTTATAAAATGCCCGTATGCCCGAAATAATCCGTGCCTGCGAAGAAGGAGTCATGCCCAATTCAGTAATCCACTTTAAAAAACCTTTGAGGTGAGTTGGGGTAACTTCTTGCGGAGAGAGGGTTAGGTGGCTAATCTCAAAATATTGCCCCAGTTTCTCCATATCGCGCAGGTATGCCTCTACCGAGTTGGGCGAAAGCGATTTCTCCAACTGCAAATGCTGCTTAAAACCTTGCAACGTAGCGGGCCACATACTGCAAAAATGGGGATAATTTTAGAATACAACAGTGAATAGTTAAAAGCCGCAATAGGGCGTTTCAAATTCCTTTAGCTTTTGGTAAAAATCATTACTAAAAAACGAATAACGTTTAGGATAATACTCATTCAGCGATTCGATCTGTGTATCATTCAATTCATTATAAGTTAATTTATAGACAGTTAACGCTCTTTTATTCCTTACCAGAAAATAAATATTTTCTATTACACTTAGTTGCCTTAAAAACACCTCATACGTTGTTGATGGCTGATAGGTTATTACTATTGAATTCTTTTTAGGATTCTGAGTTATCAACACTTCCAATTCTTTAACCAATCGTAGCGAGTCTATTTCTTTCCCGTTCAAAAACACGGCATCATCGGATAATTGAATTACTTGTTGATGTTTGTTAGAATCACCAAAATATTGGATAATGAAATTCTCGCTTTCTTTCCATCGGTTTGAAAACAGAGTAGCAGGAATGTATTTTTTTATTGCTTGCGTGGGTTTTAAACTATCATTTAAATTGTTTCCAACCATGAATGAAAACTTATAAATCGAGATACTGTCCAGTACTGCAAAAACAGAATCCAAAAATTTCATCGAAACTCCTTTATCAACGTATAGCCCCATCTCCCTCTCTGCGTCATTCGGCAGATGGGGCAATTCTAAATGGTCTCCGAGGTTCTTGATTGAAGGACGAACGCCTTTTATCATCATAAAAGGTGCTGAATTATGCATTCCAATAGAGAGTTCACTTACATATTGTTTTGCATTCGCGCCTTTCCGTTTATTCGGGTTTGCAAATGATAATACATTATGCTTTGGCAGCTCAAGTGATACGTTAGTCGGTATTGATAGCTTGACAGAATTTGCTTTTCTGGTAAAGGAAATGCCCATAAAGCCTAATTCCAAGCCTTCACCAATTTCTACAGGATACCTTTTACCATTAATCTCTAACTGCCCATTTTTAAAGATGTATTTCAGTTTGTATAACAAAGAATTTTCATCCCTCAAAAACAATGAATCATTCGTAAATCGAGCTTCAACAAAATAATTCACAGGGTGTTCTGAAGTTGCAGAAACGGCATACCATTCGCCTTGCAAGAGATTATGTTTATCAGCACAACTCACTGCAAGTAGAATAATTAATAAATAAATAATTCCTGTCTTCATTTAGGTATAAACGCGTTTAGAATTGATAAGGTTGTTGCCCTACAAACCCCAATTTTCTTTATTAAACTGTATGAGTACTTCCTTGGTGTTTTTTCTTCACAGGCATAGGCAATAGCACATCCTCAATGTCGCATTCTATTAAATCCAAACCTCTCTACAATCTACAAAATTGTAACTGATAAATGCCAAATGAACCTTACCTTTGCGGTTTCTAAAAAACGTCTGATGGAAGTTACCGTAGAAACCGCCAAAAAACTGGGTTTATTGCCCGAAGAGTTCGATAAAATCAAGCAAATACTGGGTCGTACGCCCAACTTCACCGAGTTGAGTATTTACAGTGTAATGTGGAGCGAGCATTGCAGCTACAAAAACAGTATTGTTTGGCTAAAAACCCTGCCCAAAGACGGCCCTGCCATGCTTGCAAAAGCAGGTGAGGAAAACGCCGGACTGGTAGATATTGGCGACGGATTGGCCGTTTGTTTCAAGATAGAAAGTCACAACCACCCCAGCGCTATCGAGCCTTACCAAGGTGCGGCTACGGGTGTGGGCGGTATCAACCGCGATATATTCAGCATGGGCGCACGTCCTATTGCACAGCTAAACTCGCTACGTTTCGGTAATCTAAAAGAAGACCGTACCAAATGGTTGCTGAAAGGTGTTGTAAAAGGCATCGGCGATTACGGCAACGCCTTTGGCATTCCTACTGTAGGCGGCGAGGTGTATTTTGACGAGTGCTACCACACCAACAACCTTGTAAATGCAATGTCGGTAGGTATTGCCGAGGTAGGCAAAACCGTTTCGGCCATCGCCGAAGGCGTGGGCAACCCCGTTTATATTTACGGTTCTGCCACCGGAAAAGACGGTATCCACGGAGCGGCATTTGCTTCTAAAGATATTTCAGAAAACTCTGCCGATGACCTTCCCAGCGTACAAGTTGGCGACCCCTTTTGGGAGAAGCTGATTTTGGAAGCTACTATGGAGCTGCTAAAAACAGGTGCCGTAATAGGTATGCAAGACATGGGCGCGGCTGGTATTACTTGCAGCACCAGCGAAATGGCTGCCAAATCGGGCACCGGAATGCGCATCGAGCTGGATAAAGTCCCCATGCGTCAGGCAGGCATGAAAGATTGGGAAATCCTGCTTTCAGAGTCACAAGAGCGGATGCTGGTTATCATCAAAAAAGGCACTGAAAAAGAAGTAGAGCGCATTTTTGAAAAATGGGATTTAACCTTTGCCCAAATTGGTGAAGTAACCGATAGCGGTAACGTACAATATTACATGAACGGCGACCTTTGCGCAGATATTCCTGCCGAGTCGTTGGCATTGGGTGGCGGCGCACCTGTTTACCACCGAGAATACAAAGAGCCCGAATACCTGAAAAAAATTGGCGAATACAGCTTTGATAAAGTAGCTCAACCCGAAAATTTAACAGAGGTAGCCTTTTTCTTAGCCGGACACCCCAACATTGCCAGCAAGCGTTGGGTGTACAACCAATACGACAGCATGGTGGGCACTGTGAACCAAAGCACCAACAAACCCAGCGACGCTGCGGTAGTGAAGGTAAAAGGTTCTGACAAATCACTGGCGTTGACAGTGGACTGCAACAGCCGCTATATTTTTGCTGACCCCGAAAAGGGCGCAAGCATTGCCGTAGCCGAAGCCGCCCGTAACATCACCTGCACCGGCGGAACGCCAAGTGCTATTACCAACTGCCTAAATTTTGGCAACCCTTACAACCCTGAGGTTTACTGGCAGTTTGTAGGTTCTATAAAAGGCATGGGAGCTGCTTGTTTGAAGTTTGAAACCCCCGTAACAGGTGGTAACGTTAGCTTCTACAACCAATCAACCATTGACGGTACTGCTGTTTTCCCAACCCCAACCATTGGTATGGTGGGTATTATTGAAAAAGGCAGCAGCCCAATGACCCTCGATTTCAAAAACGAAGGCGATATCATTGTTTTGATAGGCCAAAACCAAAACGATATTTCATCGTCGCAATACCTTGCCTACTGGCACAAACAAAACTTCTCACCCGCACCGTATTTTGATTTGGACGAGGAGTTTGCCATGCAAAACACCCTGCGCAAACTGATCCAATCAGGCAAAGTGCAATCGGCACACGATGTATCGGAAGGCGGTTTGTTCATCAGCTTGTTAGAGAGTGCCATGCACAACAACTTGGGCTTTGAACTAACCACCGATGCCCACCTGCGCAAAGACGCTGTGTTGTTTGGCGAAGGCCAAAGCCGCGTAGCCATTAGCTGCCGCCCGCAAGACCTTGCTGCTATTGAAGCCGACTTGAAAGCTGCCAACCAAGCCTACTCAGTAATTGGTAAGGTAAACGACGGCAAAGTGCTGGTAGACGGCGAATTCTTTGGCATGACCGCTGAATTTAAAGAAACCTACAACACTTCTATTGAGAAGATGGTTGAAGGCACTTCGGTAGCTATTTAACGTCCTGCCGACGTAAGTCGGCAGCTCATTCCCCATTTATAAACGGGTAGTGTCCCGCGCGCTCCTTCGACAGGCTCAGGATTTGCCAGCCCGCAGCCGCAAAAAGTCATGCTGAACTTGTTTCAGCATCGCATAAGTGCATCCAAACAAACCCTACCTTATTGAAGTAACGTAAGGA comes from the Bacteroidota bacterium genome and includes:
- a CDS encoding PorT family protein, with the translated sequence MKVLDNITMRRGIYVVVFTAIGLLISTAVTAQNNGINKKDALAYRLGFNINMPFVTAHTDTFKSRVGWGLWGEAEYKLSNRWRVMPGLAYNSFGFNQYFYNDSGAVERRVITEHYMELGSRFSYQPLEDENSVRIILGAAFSFLVDRKTSFPDIEGTNVTRLTLDNKKSMQPGILLSAGFMAPLSKRIDLGIQYNQGLPAKIHPLDVVGRVGSLQVKLNYKIVPRRAETVLQPEVQADMATDLPYKYDSLMLIVRVKENFTRIALLKDQGYLEEAEDERLKALEAAMEIRNAFTEKLTFIPVYFIYDSDSKLALNGKFDGILLNSAMQRDSSIKLPAKQHLFAEFARQFDEVSNTSGMYGLVVYTDKFKNIPEPFPAFVSNAYGFLNEAEVVAKFEKRLKKYFAPKQ
- a CDS encoding DeoR family transcriptional regulator, producing MNKRSYFANPCVTICAIFYFSFVLVFSGQSEHPLTYTPDFEREARLQQLYDRLERKITFFSLPENEIKKMATAASDIESCCIVGFDNEKLDTLSPEDIYNFCLAIEEGYSPAVTHLEAWLSKNIKTLKPEHPETLLALVGGLTKNAGSEFSASLDIGGLRPCFAHILNPANGGVFTQSWMLRMLVQITRPFKNYPLSYPALVQSVFLKTKGLTLRNLFTVNLAALNQKNLLDEHTEALAGLTVGQLREMDLTPLLEIGYTITEESLQRVDGLLRQLYRQNAGYQKREPRMRNMLNFLYDEGLDMLAPHSQEFNERQQQIIRYLFSKRYLGTKELTLDFKCDRKTIQRDFSKLLSTEVVRSIGNGSALKYCINLKTNSYDMLEIYSVPVRKREEYQESLFGEEIWETKKA
- a CDS encoding universal stress protein; this translates as MSIKKILVPTDFSGVAKSALTVAASIAAKANAELHLLNVIHVPVIDPYTPAETINTIKEEEEKSAQQELAKLALELQSKAPVITVKLGFAVDEIINYSESNNIDLIVMGTTGATGAEELLLGSNASGVVGQAKMPVLCIPDEMKEFKTNDIVYASDLEKNDISVITKLLDLAKLYDSNFHILHITDPELPTEEKNPEEVFRGIVEATGYKSMGFHNIDNTSVGDGITGFITTGPCDILAMAVHHRSFFSQLFHRSLTKKMVNHSHVPVLTYFK
- the xerD gene encoding site-specific tyrosine recombinase XerD; translation: MWPATLQGFKQHLQLEKSLSPNSVEAYLRDMEKLGQYFEISHLTLSPQEVTPTHLKGFLKWITELGMTPSSQARIISGIRAFYKYLLLEDLVQTDPTELIEMPKLGRKLPEVLNVQEIDAMLRIIDLSQPEGHRNKAIIETLYSCGLRVSELVELKLSNLFFDDEFIKVVGKGSKERLVPIGQQAIDSILLYVQHHRKHIAPQRGEEDIVFLNRRGKRLTRVMVFIISKQLATQAGIKKTISPHTFRHSFATSLVEGGADLRAVQQMLGHESITTTEIYTHLDREYLKSVIALYHPKNNYKR
- the purL gene encoding phosphoribosylformylglycinamidine synthase subunit PurL is translated as MEVTVETAKKLGLLPEEFDKIKQILGRTPNFTELSIYSVMWSEHCSYKNSIVWLKTLPKDGPAMLAKAGEENAGLVDIGDGLAVCFKIESHNHPSAIEPYQGAATGVGGINRDIFSMGARPIAQLNSLRFGNLKEDRTKWLLKGVVKGIGDYGNAFGIPTVGGEVYFDECYHTNNLVNAMSVGIAEVGKTVSAIAEGVGNPVYIYGSATGKDGIHGAAFASKDISENSADDLPSVQVGDPFWEKLILEATMELLKTGAVIGMQDMGAAGITCSTSEMAAKSGTGMRIELDKVPMRQAGMKDWEILLSESQERMLVIIKKGTEKEVERIFEKWDLTFAQIGEVTDSGNVQYYMNGDLCADIPAESLALGGGAPVYHREYKEPEYLKKIGEYSFDKVAQPENLTEVAFFLAGHPNIASKRWVYNQYDSMVGTVNQSTNKPSDAAVVKVKGSDKSLALTVDCNSRYIFADPEKGASIAVAEAARNITCTGGTPSAITNCLNFGNPYNPEVYWQFVGSIKGMGAACLKFETPVTGGNVSFYNQSTIDGTAVFPTPTIGMVGIIEKGSSPMTLDFKNEGDIIVLIGQNQNDISSSQYLAYWHKQNFSPAPYFDLDEEFAMQNTLRKLIQSGKVQSAHDVSEGGLFISLLESAMHNNLGFELTTDAHLRKDAVLFGEGQSRVAISCRPQDLAAIEADLKAANQAYSVIGKVNDGKVLVDGEFFGMTAEFKETYNTSIEKMVEGTSVAI
- a CDS encoding DUF2795 domain-containing protein, producing the protein MYWTLELASYLDDAPWPATKDELIDYAIRSGAPLEVIENLQELEDDGEPYESIEEVWQDYPTDEDYFFNEDEL
- a CDS encoding GTPase HflX gives rise to the protein DTVGFIRKLPHMLVESFKSTLDEVREADLLLHVVDISHPNFEEHIQVVKDTLREIKAEHKPVLMVMNKIDLYKAEDHISYAENDEEVDTPVSLSQLKNTWMAKENAPVVFISASQKNNVEELRDKLITFVKALGSFNT